A single region of the Sphingobium sp. TKS genome encodes:
- a CDS encoding DUF2493 domain-containing protein translates to MTKSFTNFADLASFIAGETGHHGQSSIYEGAFIEHDERAKLSPVDETEQREMPDPEQARAAVEMVMATLFDVFRDTRLEPFASDLAWGFVNSFHVVAKRLSDREDDAAKELGDLARSFDPSEIYASQLEEAQLLCQTLQGCRDAMECMRDHAAEVYRVETGRPYSPTRGSRVSSGVTASMIDARNYLAERARERREQFAPEGPVVAFSGGQVWDDHEMLWRGLDSIKARVPEMILATTAQTKGCDAIAQAWAAARGVKVILFRLDRRLGAKAAFVRNDRLLALKPVEAVICEGSGIQMNLAQKLRQAGVPLHVVKLDQQAPRPAPQRQQRWA, encoded by the coding sequence ATGACCAAGTCTTTCACGAACTTCGCCGACCTCGCCAGCTTCATCGCCGGCGAAACCGGCCATCACGGCCAGAGTTCGATCTACGAGGGTGCTTTCATCGAGCACGACGAACGCGCCAAGCTGTCGCCCGTCGACGAGACCGAGCAACGCGAGATGCCCGATCCCGAGCAAGCCCGCGCAGCGGTGGAAATGGTGATGGCGACGCTGTTCGACGTGTTTCGCGACACGCGGCTCGAGCCTTTCGCGAGCGACCTCGCCTGGGGCTTCGTCAACAGCTTCCATGTCGTCGCCAAGCGTCTCAGCGACCGCGAGGACGACGCGGCCAAGGAGCTCGGAGATCTCGCCCGCAGCTTCGATCCGAGCGAGATCTACGCCTCGCAGCTCGAGGAGGCGCAGCTGCTGTGCCAGACACTGCAGGGGTGCCGCGATGCGATGGAATGCATGCGCGACCATGCCGCCGAAGTCTATCGCGTCGAGACTGGCCGTCCCTACTCGCCGACCCGCGGCAGCCGGGTGTCGAGCGGGGTCACCGCCTCGATGATCGATGCCCGCAACTATCTCGCCGAGCGCGCCCGCGAGCGCCGCGAACAGTTCGCGCCCGAAGGTCCCGTCGTCGCCTTCTCCGGCGGTCAGGTCTGGGACGATCACGAGATGCTCTGGCGCGGTCTCGACTCCATCAAGGCCCGCGTGCCGGAAATGATCCTCGCGACCACCGCGCAGACCAAAGGCTGCGACGCGATCGCCCAGGCCTGGGCGGCAGCGCGCGGCGTGAAGGTCATCCTGTTCCGGCTGGATCGCCGTCTCGGCGCCAAGGCCGCCTTCGTCCGCAACGATCGCCTGCTGGCGCTCAAGCCGGTCGAAGCGGTCATCTGCGAGGGGTCGGGCATCCAGATGAACCTCGCGCAGAAGCTGCGGCAGGCCGGCGTTCCGCTCCATGTCGTGAAGCTGGACCAGCAGGCCCCGCGCCCGGCACCGCAGCGTCAGCAGCGCTGGGCCTGA